GTCAGGTGCATCTCGCGGCCTTGCCGCTCGAACAAGGCCGCGCCCAGCAATTGCTCGAGACGCTTCACCTGATGGCTGACCGCGGATTCGGTGACGCCGAGAAGCTCGGCCGCGATGCGGAAGCGGCCGGCCTGGGCCGCCAGATAGAAGCTGCGGATCGCGTTCAGCGGCAGACGCCGCATCTCATCGGGTTCGGCCAAAGGCGACTCCATGACTTGAATACGATTCATGTATTTGGATTTCGTTGTCAATTGTAGCGCGGGTCCGAACGCTCAAAATCCCTTCCATGAAACCTCCGGATAGGGATCCGATCATGAGACCGTCACCGCAATACTTCAATTCAAGTCAAGGGCGCGTGGCCCATTGGACAGTCGGGTCCGGGCCCGACCTCGTCCTGGTGCACGGCACGCCCGCCTCCTCCTATGTCTGGCGCCGCGTGGCCGAGAAGCTGCAGGCGAACTGGCGGGTCTTTCTCTTTGACCTGCCGGGCTACGGGATCTCCGACCAGTTCGAAGGCCAGGATGTGCGGCTGCGCAGCCAGGCCAAGGTGCTGGCGGAGCTGCTGCGCCATTGGGGCCTCGACCGGCCGCGGATCGTCGGCCACGACTTCGGCGCCGCGGCCGTGATGGGGGCCCATCTCGTCGAAGGTTGCCCGGTCCGCGACCTGGTCATCGCCGATGGGGTCGTGCTCAACCCCTGGGGCACCCCCTACTCGCTGCTGATCCAGCAGAACATCAAGGTGTTCGAGCAGATCCCGCCGCATATTCATGCCGCGGCCATGGCCGAGCATCTGCGCGGCACCACCAGCCGGTATCTGCCGGACGCCGAGTTCGCACCCTTGCTGGCTCCCTGGCTCGGAGAGAAGGGCCAGAAGGCCTATTACCGGCAGGTCGAGCAATATGATCACGACTTCACGGCACGGCTGGAGACGCTCTATCCGAAAGTCGCGGTGCCGCTGTCGGTGCTATGGGGCGAGGAGGATCGCTGGATCCCGATCGCGCAAGGCGAACGCTTCGCCAAGCTGGCGCCCGGCGCGACCTTCACGCGCCTGCCCGATGCCGGTCATTTCCTGATGCTTGATTGTCCCAACACGGTGGCGGGCTTGATCGATCGCGCCTGACGAAACAGCTCATCCTTCCCGCAGCAGCGCCCGCTTGGCCCGGCCGAATTGCAGGAACAGGAGCGCCCCCACGGCGACGAGGATGGCGCCCAGCGGCAGGGCATAGATCGTGCGGGCATGGGCGCCGGCCGCGAACGAATCCGTTTCCTGGAGGGCCAGCAGGATCAGGGCGAGGCCCCACAGCGTGAAGCCGCCTGAACTGAACCATCGGGCGCATTCGATCACACCGCCCCAGAAGGCGCGACCCAGCATCATTCTCGTCCCTATCGCCGGCGGCGATGAAGCTCCATGCCGATTTCATCTTCGCGTATGCGCTCGCGCCGCTTGATCTCGGCCTGCTTGCGCTCTTCGCGACTCTTCAATGCCTGTTCGTATTT
The nucleotide sequence above comes from Hypericibacter terrae. Encoded proteins:
- a CDS encoding alpha/beta fold hydrolase — protein: MRPSPQYFNSSQGRVAHWTVGSGPDLVLVHGTPASSYVWRRVAEKLQANWRVFLFDLPGYGISDQFEGQDVRLRSQAKVLAELLRHWGLDRPRIVGHDFGAAAVMGAHLVEGCPVRDLVIADGVVLNPWGTPYSLLIQQNIKVFEQIPPHIHAAAMAEHLRGTTSRYLPDAEFAPLLAPWLGEKGQKAYYRQVEQYDHDFTARLETLYPKVAVPLSVLWGEEDRWIPIAQGERFAKLAPGATFTRLPDAGHFLMLDCPNTVAGLIDRA